A genome region from Candidatus Omnitrophota bacterium includes the following:
- a CDS encoding LptF/LptG family permease: protein MRLAAIPDMTQMGWIGRRRRWMKIIDRAILLELLAAITEGAVLFSFVFLLKPVFNLTGLLVAGASFSSTVTILFSMLPSIMMMTLPMAVLLSCLLVYGRLALDNELTALQAAGYSALQLLTPALIIGCLLTLTLFWWGQRIAPKGLRIMRDVAADVLQNTATGSLQPGKYNDLRKYVIFCSDIAPGEMRNLRVFEKREDPEKPSEGYSIAGVISAPTGSIHYSPENKSLQFDMEAGVLHQMPSPDTDVAIRFRKMLFSVSIPDLLRTLMKFGRMESHQSNKQLHEIVAFNKKAYIKENKPNPTEMERQMLRYYLSLIRSAQVELTTRSSLPSAALIMAFIGALLGMQTGAGKRSSSYAATIGVIFVYHLLMNFGKANAMEGTVSVWFGLWIPNFVSLLLAVHLYLRTRRV from the coding sequence ATGAGATTGGCGGCGATTCCAGATATGACGCAAATGGGTTGGATCGGGCGGCGCAGGCGATGGATGAAGATCATCGATCGCGCCATTCTCTTGGAATTGCTTGCCGCCATCACCGAGGGCGCTGTTCTGTTTTCGTTCGTATTTCTATTGAAGCCCGTATTCAATTTGACCGGCCTTCTCGTGGCGGGAGCGAGTTTTTCATCGACCGTAACGATTCTTTTTTCCATGCTGCCCTCGATTATGATGATGACCCTTCCTATGGCCGTATTATTGTCGTGCCTGCTAGTCTATGGACGCTTGGCGCTCGACAACGAATTGACCGCTTTGCAGGCGGCGGGGTATTCCGCCTTGCAGTTATTGACGCCCGCATTGATTATAGGCTGCCTGCTGACATTGACGCTCTTTTGGTGGGGGCAGCGCATCGCGCCGAAAGGATTGCGCATCATGAGGGATGTGGCGGCGGATGTTTTGCAGAATACGGCAACGGGAAGTTTGCAGCCGGGAAAGTATAATGATCTGAGAAAATACGTAATTTTTTGCAGCGACATTGCGCCGGGAGAGATGAGAAATTTGCGCGTATTCGAAAAGCGCGAAGATCCGGAAAAACCTTCGGAGGGATATTCCATCGCCGGCGTCATTTCAGCGCCCACCGGCTCCATCCATTATTCGCCTGAAAACAAGTCGCTTCAATTCGATATGGAAGCAGGCGTGCTGCACCAGATGCCATCGCCCGATACGGATGTAGCGATCCGATTTCGAAAAATGCTCTTTTCCGTCAGCATTCCCGATTTGCTCCGAACCCTGATGAAATTCGGCAGAATGGAATCGCATCAAAGCAACAAGCAACTCCATGAAATCGTCGCCTTCAACAAGAAAGCCTATATCAAGGAAAACAAGCCCAATCCCACGGAGATGGAGAGGCAAATGCTTCGTTATTACTTGAGCTTAATCCGTTCCGCCCAAGTCGAATTGACGACGAGAAGCAGTTTGCCTTCAGCCGCTCTCATCATGGCGTTCATCGGAGCGTTGTTGGGGATGCAAACCGGCGCCGGAAAACGATCTTCCAGCTATGCCGCAACGATTGGGGTGATCTTCGTTTATCACTTGCTGATGAATTTCGGTAAGGCGAATGCGATGGAAGGAACCGTATCCGTCTGGTTCGGCTTATGGATTCCGAACTTCGTCAGTCTATTGTTGGCAGTTCATCTTTACCTGAGAACGCGGCGGGTTTGA
- the ilvD gene encoding dihydroxy-acid dehydratase, with the protein MRSDVMKTGVEKGPHRSLWYATGLSKEDLDKPIIGIANSYNEIVPGHVELNKISNAVKRGILMSGGTPVEFGTIAVDDGIAMNHVGMRYSLVSRETIADSVEIMAMAHPFDGLVLVSNCDKITPGMLMAAARLNIPAILITGGPMLAGYERGEAIDLNTLFVRIAAAKQGQISPTDYEESCATACPGTGACSGMFTANSMSCISEALGIALPGNGTIPAVFADRLRLAQRAGVQIMDLVRRGVKARDILTKEAFENAIALDMAFGGSTNTSLHIPAIAYEADVDITLADFNRIGAKTPHICSMSPAGPFHMEDLDRAGGVSSILKTLSKKDIIHEKAISVTGKTLGENIAKSKPGSSDVIRPLENPYHETGGLCCLYGNLAPDGSVVKAAAVSPEMMKHSGPARIYNSESEAVRAIFAKEIKEGDVVVLRYEGPKGGPGMPEMLTPTSAVRGMGMDSKVALITDGRFSGATSGASIGHISPEAMEGGPIGLLEEGDIIEIDIANHAIHVKLSDEELQKRRLKWTRPEPKIKTGVIARYARGVLSAAQGAVFPK; encoded by the coding sequence ATGCGAAGCGATGTCATGAAAACGGGAGTCGAAAAAGGCCCCCATCGCAGTTTATGGTACGCAACCGGCCTCTCCAAAGAGGATTTGGACAAGCCGATTATAGGAATCGCCAATTCCTATAACGAAATCGTGCCGGGGCATGTGGAATTGAACAAAATCAGCAACGCCGTCAAACGCGGCATTCTCATGTCGGGGGGCACGCCGGTGGAATTCGGCACGATCGCCGTCGACGACGGCATCGCCATGAATCACGTGGGGATGCGCTATTCCCTCGTGAGCCGCGAAACCATCGCCGATAGCGTGGAAATCATGGCGATGGCGCATCCTTTCGACGGTCTCGTTCTCGTCTCCAACTGCGATAAAATCACTCCCGGAATGCTGATGGCTGCGGCGCGCTTGAATATTCCCGCGATTCTCATCACCGGCGGGCCGATGCTGGCGGGTTACGAACGCGGCGAGGCCATCGACTTGAACACATTGTTCGTCCGCATCGCCGCCGCCAAACAGGGGCAAATCTCTCCAACCGATTACGAAGAATCCTGCGCCACCGCTTGTCCCGGAACCGGCGCCTGCTCCGGCATGTTCACCGCCAATTCCATGAGCTGCATCTCGGAAGCGCTGGGCATTGCATTGCCCGGCAACGGCACGATTCCAGCGGTTTTCGCTGACCGGCTGCGCCTGGCGCAAAGGGCGGGCGTTCAGATTATGGATTTAGTGCGCCGGGGCGTCAAAGCCAGGGATATCCTTACTAAGGAGGCGTTCGAGAACGCCATCGCGCTGGATATGGCTTTCGGCGGCTCGACGAACACGTCGCTGCACATTCCCGCTATTGCCTATGAAGCGGACGTGGATATCACACTAGCCGATTTCAACCGCATCGGAGCGAAGACACCGCATATTTGCAGCATGTCACCCGCCGGGCCTTTCCACATGGAAGACCTCGACCGCGCCGGCGGCGTTTCTTCTATTTTGAAGACCCTGTCGAAAAAGGATATCATTCATGAAAAAGCGATTTCTGTTACCGGCAAGACGCTGGGAGAGAACATCGCCAAATCCAAGCCGGGCAGCAGCGACGTCATCCGTCCCTTGGAAAATCCTTATCACGAGACGGGCGGCCTTTGCTGTCTCTACGGCAACCTCGCTCCCGACGGCAGCGTGGTGAAAGCGGCGGCGGTTTCGCCGGAAATGATGAAGCATAGCGGCCCGGCGCGCATCTACAATTCGGAAAGCGAAGCGGTACGGGCGATTTTCGCCAAGGAGATCAAGGAAGGCGACGTCGTCGTCCTGCGCTATGAGGGTCCCAAAGGGGGGCCGGGAATGCCGGAAATGCTGACGCCCACATCCGCCGTCCGAGGGATGGGTATGGACTCGAAAGTGGCGTTGATTACCGACGGACGCTTTTCCGGCGCTACATCGGGGGCGTCCATCGGCCATATTTCTCCCGAAGCCATGGAAGGCGGACCGATTGGACTGCTGGAAGAAGGCGATATTATCGAGATCGATATCGCCAACCATGCCATCCACGTAAAACTATCCGACGAAGAGTTGCAAAAGCGGCGGCTAAAGTGGACGCGTCCGGAACCGAAGATCAAGACCGGCGTCATTGCCCGTTATGCGCGGGGCGTGTTATCCGCAGCACAGGGAGCTGTTTTCCCAAAATAA
- a CDS encoding TIGR01212 family radical SAM protein (This family includes YhcC from E. coli K-12, an uncharacterized radical SAM protein.) codes for MDDKRYYSFGKYLKERFGCRVHKVAIDAGFTCPNIDGTKGVGGCTYCNNKGFSFNSRVHSRPIREQIEDGIAFMRGRFKATKFMAYWQAYSNTYAPVNQLKSFYDEILPFEDIVSMAVGTRPDCISPRSLDLLESYSDQREIWVEYGLQSSHNRTLERINRLHDYENFLWAIDKTAGRNLKICVHVILGLPGESREEMLQTAERLAPLPFHSIKIHLLHVMKNTEMEKQYLRGEFEIFTMEEYIQTVCDFVERLPADISVQRLTADAPPDVLVAPLWCLERQTIYHKIDEELERRNAYQGIRVPLGVRNDDSWRLLANNGAASKYALAEIAS; via the coding sequence ATGGACGATAAACGGTATTATTCTTTCGGAAAATATTTAAAGGAGCGCTTCGGCTGCCGCGTGCACAAGGTGGCTATCGATGCGGGCTTCACCTGTCCTAACATCGACGGAACCAAAGGCGTGGGCGGATGCACCTACTGCAACAACAAGGGCTTCAGTTTCAACAGCCGCGTTCATTCCCGCCCCATCCGCGAACAAATCGAAGACGGAATCGCCTTTATGCGAGGGCGTTTTAAAGCGACGAAATTCATGGCTTATTGGCAGGCCTACAGCAACACCTACGCGCCGGTAAACCAATTGAAAAGCTTTTACGATGAAATTCTTCCCTTCGAGGACATCGTCTCCATGGCCGTCGGCACCCGCCCCGATTGCATTTCGCCCCGTTCGCTGGACCTGTTGGAATCCTATTCCGATCAAAGAGAAATCTGGGTGGAATACGGCCTGCAAAGCAGCCACAACCGCACGTTGGAGCGCATCAACCGCCTCCACGACTACGAAAATTTTCTGTGGGCTATCGATAAAACGGCGGGCCGCAATCTAAAAATCTGCGTCCACGTAATTCTGGGATTGCCGGGCGAGAGCCGCGAAGAGATGTTGCAAACCGCCGAACGCCTCGCTCCGCTTCCCTTCCATAGCATCAAAATCCATCTCTTGCACGTCATGAAAAATACGGAGATGGAAAAGCAATACCTGCGCGGCGAGTTTGAAATATTTACGATGGAGGAATACATCCAAACCGTCTGCGATTTCGTGGAGCGCCTGCCCGCCGACATCAGCGTCCAACGTCTGACCGCCGACGCGCCCCCTGACGTCCTCGTCGCTCCATTATGGTGCCTTGAACGGCAGACGATTTACCACAAAATCGACGAAGAACTCGAACGCCGCAACGCTTATCAGGGAATTCGCGTTCCCCTCGGCGTCCGCAATGACGATTCCTGGCGGCTGCTAGCCAACAACGGTGCCGCTTCCAAATACGCCCTCGCCGAAATCGCTTCCTGA
- a CDS encoding GNAT family N-acetyltransferase, whose product MREYEVVDTNADNIGGCIICRYKSGKNEGRRRKLDWLKKRYAEGLRFKVLRSREFGDIGMIEYAPGSHAWRPVEAEGYLVIHCLMVNSKHTGKGLGALLLDSCLRDAKKSKCRGVAVVASSDSFMARSDFFIKAGFVSVESSPPYELLVKKFKATAPDPRFIVERERVLKKYKKGLTILAADQCPMIPKCVEDISQAARVLGLKPKVVRIKSAKASRELPTPYGVFSIIYDGRQIVERPVSGTRFKNIMSKLT is encoded by the coding sequence ATGAGAGAGTACGAGGTCGTCGACACCAATGCCGACAACATCGGCGGTTGTATCATCTGCCGCTACAAGAGCGGCAAGAACGAAGGACGTCGTCGCAAGTTGGATTGGCTTAAGAAGCGTTACGCGGAAGGCTTGAGGTTCAAGGTGCTCCGCTCACGCGAATTCGGCGATATCGGGATGATCGAGTATGCCCCTGGCAGTCATGCGTGGAGACCCGTCGAGGCGGAGGGTTACCTTGTCATCCATTGCTTGATGGTCAATAGCAAGCACACGGGGAAAGGACTCGGCGCTCTCTTGCTGGATAGTTGTCTGAGGGACGCGAAGAAGAGCAAGTGTCGAGGGGTCGCAGTTGTCGCAAGTTCAGATAGCTTCATGGCGCGAAGTGATTTTTTCATCAAGGCGGGTTTTGTCTCGGTGGAGAGCAGCCCTCCGTACGAGCTGCTCGTCAAGAAGTTCAAGGCAACAGCGCCTGATCCTCGTTTCATCGTTGAAAGAGAGCGAGTATTGAAGAAGTACAAAAAGGGTCTCACGATCCTGGCTGCCGATCAGTGCCCTATGATCCCAAAGTGTGTGGAGGATATTTCGCAAGCGGCCCGAGTCCTGGGGCTGAAGCCGAAAGTGGTTCGAATCAAGAGCGCCAAGGCATCAAGGGAACTTCCGACGCCCTATGGCGTGTTCAGCATTATCTACGATGGAAGGCAGATTGTGGAGCGTCCGGTCAGTGGAACGAGATTCAAGAACATCATGAGTAAGCTGACATAA
- a CDS encoding alginate export family protein produces MNKAMLAFSILLAGSYSSAGIKFNDSLCFGGDILGEYFHSENLWDLSNGGGDVNNLLRAEAHLYLQVELDYNILLRASGEIDRELERVVIDPTSASHGLRGVEADGVEAYLEEAFFQIKNIAGGGFSFIAGRQFLNYGDNLAANDYNQWWGPGFIIADSLSNDPLLITQLGSYEIDPFDAVVIRHESEFTQIDAFYARSVENVWQPKGIGVNTELAGFYASYFGIENHQLDLYFTFNGENAPQAVTGMGGEKYIVGGRAAGDAADSLAYKIELAYQLNHADNAQLAWKQDADALGAQAGLNYHPVCKLSPNAGFIYTFLQQDGAEGTMNGFASPFEGKTYGIIAEGLMKTFDGINPFTNMHVFNLNGGVKPAEDLALSVDLYYFLLDEAIQRSGKKRDDGGLELDAQADYLITDNVRSFVGGGVYFPGKAAEEIYAGNDDDAYFLRAGIKVRF; encoded by the coding sequence ATGAATAAAGCGATGTTGGCTTTTTCTATATTATTAGCAGGGAGTTATTCTTCCGCCGGGATAAAGTTCAACGATTCGCTATGTTTTGGCGGAGATATTTTGGGCGAGTATTTTCACAGCGAAAATCTTTGGGATTTGAGCAACGGCGGCGGCGATGTCAATAATTTACTCCGAGCGGAAGCCCATCTCTATTTGCAGGTGGAACTTGATTACAACATTCTGCTGCGCGCTTCCGGCGAAATCGACCGCGAATTGGAAAGGGTCGTCATTGATCCAACTTCGGCAAGTCATGGATTGCGCGGCGTGGAGGCGGACGGCGTGGAAGCCTATTTGGAAGAAGCGTTTTTTCAGATCAAGAATATCGCCGGAGGAGGCTTTTCGTTTATCGCCGGGCGGCAGTTTCTCAATTACGGCGACAATCTAGCGGCGAACGATTACAACCAATGGTGGGGGCCGGGATTTATTATCGCCGATTCTTTATCCAATGATCCATTGCTCATTACGCAGCTGGGCAGTTACGAAATCGATCCCTTCGACGCCGTCGTGATCCGGCATGAATCGGAGTTTACCCAGATCGACGCTTTCTACGCCCGCAGCGTGGAGAATGTATGGCAGCCGAAAGGCATCGGAGTCAATACGGAACTTGCCGGTTTCTACGCTTCCTATTTCGGGATCGAGAATCACCAATTGGATTTATATTTCACGTTCAACGGCGAAAACGCGCCGCAGGCGGTAACGGGCATGGGCGGCGAGAAATATATCGTTGGCGGACGCGCCGCCGGGGATGCCGCGGATTCGCTCGCTTATAAAATCGAACTCGCCTATCAACTGAATCATGCGGACAACGCCCAATTGGCCTGGAAGCAGGACGCTGACGCGCTGGGAGCGCAGGCGGGTTTGAATTACCATCCCGTTTGCAAGTTATCGCCGAATGCGGGATTCATCTATACCTTCTTGCAGCAGGATGGCGCCGAAGGGACGATGAACGGCTTCGCTTCGCCTTTCGAAGGCAAGACCTACGGAATCATCGCCGAGGGATTGATGAAAACATTCGACGGGATCAATCCTTTTACGAATATGCACGTGTTCAATCTCAACGGCGGAGTGAAGCCTGCCGAGGATTTGGCGTTGAGCGTGGATTTGTACTATTTCCTGCTCGACGAGGCGATTCAAAGGAGCGGAAAAAAGAGAGACGATGGCGGATTGGAATTGGACGCGCAGGCGGATTATTTAATTACGGATAACGTCAGATCCTTCGTAGGCGGCGGCGTCTATTTCCCCGGCAAGGCGGCGGAAGAAATCTACGCTGGGAATGACGACGACGCTTATTTCTTGCGGGCGGGGATCAAGGTAAGGTTTTGA
- a CDS encoding UbiA family prenyltransferase has protein sequence MNVSATNGKQNAAFFDYWELCRPFTLLAPFIGFVSFALVAWSRQTDSLFLYIAPTLLGALSAALLNAASNIINQYFDLEIDRINKPYRPLPSSKISIFNAWVFCIILYICSFSTAYLVGRQFFVIVLFTAFVTYAYSGPPFRTKRSWWLANVTIAIPRGCLLVVAGWTAVRDLREWEPWLLGSIFGLYILGAATTKDFADIEGDRAGGCFTMPIRFGVERSAKIISPFFVIPFVLMFLGAAFQILHGHQTILMLLASILTLWGIYVAYLILRRPAELATEANHVSWKHMYLIMLVGQIGVAAAYLA, from the coding sequence ATGAACGTCAGTGCAACCAATGGAAAACAAAACGCCGCTTTCTTCGACTATTGGGAATTATGCCGTCCCTTTACCTTGCTGGCGCCGTTTATCGGCTTCGTTTCTTTCGCTCTGGTCGCTTGGAGCCGGCAAACCGATTCCCTTTTCCTCTATATTGCTCCTACGCTTCTTGGAGCGTTATCCGCGGCGCTTCTCAACGCCGCCTCCAACATAATCAATCAATATTTCGATCTGGAAATCGACCGGATCAACAAACCTTACCGGCCGCTCCCATCCAGCAAGATTTCCATCTTCAACGCCTGGGTTTTCTGCATCATTCTCTATATCTGTTCCTTCTCCACCGCCTACTTGGTTGGACGGCAGTTCTTTGTAATCGTTCTGTTCACCGCCTTCGTCACCTACGCCTATTCCGGCCCCCCTTTCCGAACCAAACGTTCCTGGTGGCTGGCTAACGTTACCATCGCCATCCCGCGCGGCTGCTTGTTGGTCGTCGCCGGTTGGACCGCCGTGCGCGACTTGCGGGAATGGGAACCGTGGCTGTTAGGAAGCATTTTTGGCCTATACATCCTTGGCGCCGCTACGACAAAGGACTTCGCCGATATCGAAGGCGACCGCGCCGGCGGCTGTTTTACCATGCCCATACGCTTCGGCGTCGAACGCAGCGCCAAGATCATTTCGCCTTTCTTCGTTATACCCTTCGTCCTCATGTTTTTGGGTGCGGCGTTCCAGATTCTGCATGGCCATCAAACGATTCTGATGCTTCTGGCTTCGATCCTAACCCTATGGGGAATCTACGTGGCTTATCTTATTCTGCGAAGGCCAGCCGAATTGGCTACGGAAGCGAATCATGTCTCCTGGAAACATATGTATTTAATCATGCTAGTTGGACAAATCGGCGTCGCAGCGGCCTATCTGGCGTAA
- a CDS encoding UvrB/UvrC motif-containing protein: MLDISHILKNWEYSSEDITVRLIEGADKRLKVQMRLDLGLLQMEYTGRPDGKQPYGFESLLEYFQHQQEEHARASGKGDFFLDPDDCEALRRESLQYYYRYLSLFHLQEYEAVERDTARNLRLFDFLKKYAERQEDKLSLEQYRPYVHMMNARSAAQRLLELNRCEEAVRRIEDSIEKIREFFRELGRIDLADKCGEVLFLKKFAQDIHANWKSDPVGELRKKMKDAVEREDYETAAIIRDEIKKLLRNHIKT, from the coding sequence ATGCTGGATATTTCTCATATCCTGAAAAATTGGGAGTATTCCTCCGAAGATATCACGGTTCGCCTCATCGAAGGCGCCGATAAGCGTTTGAAAGTACAAATGCGCCTCGATCTCGGCTTGCTGCAAATGGAATATACCGGACGTCCTGACGGCAAACAGCCTTATGGCTTCGAGTCTTTGCTGGAGTATTTCCAACATCAACAAGAAGAACACGCCCGCGCCTCGGGAAAAGGCGACTTTTTTCTCGATCCCGACGATTGCGAAGCCCTCCGGCGCGAATCGCTGCAATACTACTATCGCTACCTTAGTCTCTTTCACTTGCAGGAATACGAAGCGGTGGAAAGGGACACCGCCCGCAATCTGCGTCTTTTCGACTTCCTCAAGAAATACGCCGAACGCCAAGAGGATAAATTATCCCTCGAACAATACCGTCCCTACGTACACATGATGAACGCCCGCTCCGCCGCGCAACGCCTCCTGGAATTGAATCGCTGCGAAGAAGCCGTTCGGCGAATCGAAGATTCCATCGAAAAAATCCGCGAATTTTTCCGGGAGTTGGGACGGATCGACCTGGCCGATAAATGTGGAGAAGTGCTTTTTCTGAAAAAGTTTGCTCAGGATATCCATGCCAATTGGAAATCCGATCCCGTCGGCGAATTGCGAAAAAAGATGAAAGACGCCGTCGAACGAGAAGATTACGAAACCGCCGCCATTATCCGCGACGAAATCAAAAAACTCTTAAGAAATCATATTAAAACGTAG
- a CDS encoding c-type cytochrome gives MMRNKILYGAISGLAVFCLALWASGGALSEPQGTTAAANEDTASSDVGRNIKILTKITTKADLLAYMKNLKEWLGTTCKSCHVLTDFARDEKTLNKETAREMMRMVASINERLQSINKKLFPDGSRNIREEVTCFTCHRGHEKPPINLQEWEQAQQKEEI, from the coding sequence ATGATGCGAAATAAGATTCTCTATGGAGCGATTAGCGGTTTAGCGGTTTTTTGTTTGGCGTTATGGGCTAGCGGCGGCGCCTTAAGCGAGCCGCAAGGGACAACAGCGGCGGCCAATGAGGATACAGCGAGTTCCGACGTTGGGAGAAATATCAAGATATTGACGAAGATTACAACGAAAGCCGATTTATTGGCCTATATGAAAAACCTGAAGGAATGGCTGGGAACCACTTGCAAATCTTGCCATGTTTTAACCGATTTTGCGCGGGATGAAAAAACGCTGAATAAAGAAACGGCGCGCGAAATGATGCGGATGGTGGCTTCGATCAACGAACGGTTGCAATCGATCAATAAGAAATTGTTCCCTGACGGCAGCCGTAATATCCGGGAAGAGGTTACATGCTTCACCTGTCATCGAGGCCATGAAAAACCTCCCATTAACCTTCAAGAATGGGAACAAGCGCAACAAAAAGAAGAGATATGA
- the hisD gene encoding histidinol dehydrogenase — protein sequence MITLYRWEDTPNDVKNKILARSNQDIDAFLPQAQKIIDRIKSEGDKAIIALTKEFDGADLTSLGLQAAPEEFEAAKKNLDPAVKEAIDISYKNIKTFHERQLPEEIWLTEIAPGLMGGEKITPIESCVLYVPRGTAAYPSVLLMLGIPAKAAGVRRIAVATPPQPDGRIDDASLYAASLIGLDEVYRFGGVQAVAAFALGTESIKPVLKIIGPSNIYATAAKKILYGTIDVGTPAGPSESIILADESADPELAATDLLIEAEHGPYSAALLATPSENLARKVQKLIPAKVKALPPKQQEYITTVFRNYGGIVLTSSLDEAVAFVNDYAPEHLEVLTKDPLSLLPQLKNAGEIMLGPFTPISLCNYSLGVNAILPTGGRAKTASVVTVFDFMKRTSISYATREGYDSLRHRVAAFADFEGFPAHAAAVRKERKS from the coding sequence ATGATTACTCTTTACCGATGGGAGGATACTCCCAACGATGTCAAAAATAAAATCCTGGCTCGATCCAACCAGGATATCGACGCTTTTCTTCCCCAAGCCCAAAAGATCATCGACCGCATCAAGAGTGAAGGCGACAAGGCCATCATCGCTCTCACTAAGGAATTCGACGGCGCCGACCTCACTTCCTTGGGATTACAGGCGGCGCCGGAAGAATTCGAAGCGGCGAAGAAGAACCTCGATCCCGCTGTGAAAGAAGCTATCGATATTTCCTATAAAAATATCAAAACATTTCATGAACGCCAATTGCCGGAAGAAATCTGGCTGACGGAAATTGCGCCGGGCCTCATGGGCGGCGAGAAAATCACTCCCATCGAAAGCTGCGTCCTCTACGTCCCGCGCGGCACGGCGGCTTATCCCTCCGTACTGCTCATGCTCGGCATCCCCGCCAAAGCCGCCGGAGTACGGCGCATCGCCGTCGCAACGCCGCCCCAGCCGGACGGGCGCATTGACGACGCCTCGCTCTACGCCGCCAGTTTGATAGGTCTCGACGAAGTGTATCGCTTCGGCGGCGTTCAGGCTGTCGCCGCTTTCGCCTTGGGAACGGAATCGATCAAACCCGTACTCAAAATCATCGGCCCTAGCAACATTTACGCCACGGCGGCTAAGAAAATACTGTACGGAACCATCGATGTGGGAACGCCTGCCGGACCCAGCGAATCCATCATCCTTGCCGACGAATCCGCCGATCCCGAACTGGCCGCGACCGACTTGCTTATCGAAGCGGAACACGGCCCCTATTCCGCGGCGCTGCTAGCGACGCCGTCCGAAAATCTCGCCCGCAAAGTTCAGAAATTGATCCCGGCAAAAGTGAAGGCTCTGCCTCCCAAACAGCAGGAATATATAACTACCGTCTTTCGCAATTATGGCGGCATTGTTCTTACATCCTCGTTAGACGAAGCCGTAGCCTTCGTTAACGATTACGCCCCGGAACATCTGGAGGTATTGACGAAAGATCCTTTGAGCCTTTTGCCGCAATTAAAAAATGCGGGAGAAATCATGCTAGGACCGTTCACGCCGATTTCCTTGTGCAATTATTCGCTGGGCGTCAACGCTATTCTCCCTACCGGCGGACGGGCGAAAACCGCTTCCGTCGTAACGGTATTCGATTTCATGAAAAGAACGTCGATCAGTTACGCCACACGGGAAGGATACGATTCTCTACGCCATCGCGTCGCCGCCTTCGCCGATTTCGAGGGCTTTCCCGCCCATGCGGCCGCCGTAAGAAAAGAAAGGAAGAGTTGA
- a CDS encoding DUF433 domain-containing protein yields MKLDHITSNPARMNGQPCVRNLRLTVRRVVELVALYPNREELRREYLELEEEDIQQSLAYAAASLEDRVIELTDSQWIAV; encoded by the coding sequence ATGAAATTGGACCATATCACAAGCAATCCGGCGCGGATGAATGGGCAACCGTGCGTACGCAACCTCCGCTTGACGGTTCGTCGCGTAGTGGAGCTAGTGGCGTTGTATCCCAATCGCGAGGAACTGCGGCGCGAATACCTAGAGTTGGAAGAGGAAGATATTCAACAGTCTCTCGCCTATGCGGCGGCCTCATTAGAAGATCGCGTGATCGAATTGACCGATAGCCAATGGATTGCCGTTTAA
- a CDS encoding GNAT family N-acetyltransferase: protein MFSDYPKNAVLRDNQKVVIRQMVKEDEKELYEFFRAIGPEEAPYLKEDVTDPKVIHRWAETLDYDHVIPILAVSNGKIVGDATLHRNKFGWSRHVGEIRIVTHPSFRRKGLGTLLAREIFFLALKLKLDKVVAQMLEEQKSAVQVFTRLGFAEEALLKEQVIDIRGNKHNLLIMSQNIVDFWRRIQDMFEESANIRSGI from the coding sequence ATGTTCTCGGACTATCCTAAAAACGCTGTCCTTCGGGACAATCAAAAAGTCGTTATTCGACAAATGGTCAAGGAAGACGAAAAAGAATTGTACGAATTCTTCCGCGCCATCGGCCCCGAAGAAGCCCCCTATCTGAAAGAAGACGTAACCGATCCCAAAGTGATTCATCGTTGGGCGGAAACGCTCGATTACGACCACGTCATCCCCATCCTCGCCGTATCCAACGGCAAGATCGTCGGCGACGCCACCCTTCACCGCAACAAATTCGGCTGGTCGCGCCATGTCGGCGAAATCCGCATCGTTACGCACCCATCTTTCCGCCGCAAAGGATTGGGTACGCTCCTCGCGAGGGAAATCTTCTTTCTGGCGTTGAAATTGAAACTGGACAAAGTCGTCGCTCAAATGTTGGAAGAACAGAAGTCGGCCGTCCAGGTCTTCACCCGTTTGGGATTCGCTGAGGAAGCCTTGCTGAAAGAGCAAGTCATCGACATCCGGGGCAACAAGCATAACCTTTTGATTATGTCCCAAAACATCGTCGATTTCTGGCGCCGCATTCAAGACATGTTCGAAGAATCCGCCAACATCCGATCGGGGATATAA
- a CDS encoding ferredoxin family protein: MVMVDAKEEKKARGTVTIDQERCKGCGFCIEFCPTHVLQFSPEFNSHGYHYPVLLEENGCSGCDQCGAFCPDFAIFGTRLNKK, from the coding sequence ATGGTTATGGTGGACGCCAAAGAAGAAAAGAAAGCGCGTGGAACGGTTACGATCGATCAAGAACGTTGTAAAGGTTGCGGCTTTTGCATAGAATTTTGTCCTACTCATGTCCTCCAATTCTCGCCGGAATTCAACAGTCACGGCTACCATTATCCCGTCCTTCTGGAAGAAAACGGCTGTTCGGGCTGCGATCAATGCGGCGCTTTCTGTCCCGATTTCGCCATTTTCGGAACCCGCTTGAACAAGAAATAG